One genomic segment of Hippoglossus hippoglossus isolate fHipHip1 chromosome 22, fHipHip1.pri, whole genome shotgun sequence includes these proteins:
- the tnika gene encoding TRAF2 and NCK interacting kinase a isoform X19, which yields MASDSPARSLDEIDLSALRDPAGIFELVELVGNGTYGQVYKGRHVKTGQLAAIKVMDVTGDEEEEIKAEINMLKKYSHHRNIATYYGAFIKKNPPGVDDQLWLVMEFCGAGSVTDLIKNTKGNSLKEEWTAYICREILRGLTHLHQHKVIHRDIKGQNVLLTENAEVKLVDFGVSAQLDRTVGRRNTFIGTPYWMAPEVIACDENPEATYDFKSDLWSLGITAIEMAEGAPPLCDMHPMRALFLIPRNPAPRLKSKKWSKKFQSFIESCLVKSHGQRPSTEQLLKHPFIRDLPNERQVRIQLKDHIDRTKKKRGERDETEYEYSGSEEEDEERDMGEPSSIINGPGESTLRRDFLRLQLANKERSEAQRRQQMEQQQNEEHKRLLLVERQKRIEEQKEQRRRLEEQQQRERELRKQHEREQRRRYEEMEQLRREEERRHAEREQEYKRKQIEEQRQAERLQRQLHQERAYLVSLQQQQQQQQQEGRQAEKKPLYHYKDVINPADKPAWAKEMAHLVPVKTHSSSMSGSQSLQEQTGSVLSEGVSVGSPRPEMPRQNSDPTSDTPGPQLRIAGRDERDRERDRDRDRERDRTAWLREEDMPPKVPQRTTSISPALVRKNSPNGGVGLGPRTGSQLIRASNPDLRRSELSLDAMLQRTSSNSSSSSSPSSQGGSAERRGQTKQEGSPPGANQEAKSKQEEGRESARPSRPASYKKAIDEDLSALAKELRELRVEEGSRPPVKVTDYSSSSDDSDSSDDDGQTVGHDGTVAVSDIPRIMPPVQSSGESYGGLTEDSLGDAYNSSKDGTLVMREAEERRRGGHTESNGFGNHSNHGNLPDLVQQSNSPSATPTSALQELSDMAEFGVGGSKASFTPFVDPRVYQTSPSDNDDENSATAMFENELMRQEQARLNEARKISVVNVNPTNIRPHSDTPEIRKYKKRFNSEILCAALWGVNLLVGTENGLMLLDRSGQGKVYNLITRRRFLQMDVLEGLNVLVTISGKKNKLRVYYLSWLRNRILHNDPEVEKKQGWITVGELEGCVHYKVVKYERIKFLVIALKNSVEIYAWAPKPYHKFMAFKSFTELQHRPQLVDLTVEEGQRLKVIYGSSVGFHVIDVDSGNPYDIYIPSHIQSQVTPHAIVVLPKTDGMEMLLCYEDEGVYVNTYGRITKDVVLQWGEMPTSVAYIHSNQIMGWGEKAIEIRSVETGHLDGVFMHKRAQRLKFLCERNDKVFFASVRSGGSSQVFFMTLNRSSMMNW from the exons gGTCGCCATGTTAAGACCGGGCAGCTGGCAGCCATCAAGGTCATGGATGTCACCGGG gatgaggaagaggagattaAAGCGGAAATCAACATGCTGAAGAAATACAGTCACCATCGGAACATTGCCACCTACTATGGAGCGTTCATCAAGAAGAACCCTCCCGGCGTCGATGACCAGCTTTGG CTGGTCATGGAGTTCTGTGGAGCCGGATCCGTGACGGACCTGATCAAGAACACCAAGGGGAATTCTCTGAAAGAGGAGTGGACCGCTTACATCTGCAGAGAGATTCTCAGG GGTCTGACTCATCTCCACCAGCACAAGGTCATCCACCGAGACATCAAGGGGCAGAACGTCCTGCTGACGGAGAACGCAGAGGTCAAACTGG TGGACTTTGGTGTTTCGGCCCAGCTGGACAGGACGGTAGGTCGGAGAAACACATTTATCGGGACCCCGTATTGGATGGCGCCGGAGGTCATCGCTTGCGACGAGAACCCTGAAGCCACGTACGACTTCAAG AGTGATTTATGGTCCCTGGGAATCACGGCAATCGAGATGGCTGAGGGAGCACCAC CGCTGTGCGACATGCACCCAATGAGAGCCCTCTTCCTCATCCCACGCAACCCTGCGCCCAGACTCAAGTCAAAGAAGTG GTCAAAGAAGTTCCAGTCGTTCATAGAGAGCTGTCTGGTGAAGAGCCACGGCCAGAGACCCAGCACGGAGCAGCTGCTCAAGCACCCGTTCATCAGGGACCTGCCCAACGAGCGGCAGGTCCGCATCCAGCTGAAGGACCACATCGACCGCACCAAGAAGAAGAGGGGCGAGAGGG ATGAGACAGAGTACGAGTACAGTGgcagtgaagaggaggacgaagaaAGAGACATGGGTGAACCCAG ctccatcaTCAACGGCCCCGGGGAGTCCACCCTGAGGCGGGACTTCCTGCGCCTCCAGCTGGCCAACAAGGAGCGCTCGGAGGcgcagcggcggcagcagatggagcagcagcagaacgaGGAGCACAAGCGCTTACTGTTGGTCGAGAGACAGAAACGCATcgaggagcagaaggagcagcggcggcggctggAGGAG cagcagcagcgagaaCGCGAGCTGAGGAAACAGCACGAGCGGGAACAGAGGAGGCGCTACGAGGAAATGGAGCAGCTccgcagagaggaggagaggaggcacgCGGAGAGAGAACAG GAGTACAAGCGTAAGCAGATAGAGGAGCAGCGGCAGGCGGAGCGGCTCCAGAGGCAGCTCCATCAGGAGCGAGCCTACTtggtgtctctgcagcagcagcagcagcagcagcagcaggagggaagGCAAGCAGAGAAGAAACCGCTCTACCACTACAAAGATGTCATCAATCCTGCAGACAAGCCTGCCTGGGCTAAAGAG ATGGCTCACCTGGTTCCAGTGAAGACCCACTCCAGCTCCATGTCCGGCTCTCAGTCTCTGCAGGAACAGACGGGTTCGGTTCTGAGCGAGGGCGTCAGCGTGGGGTCCCCCAGGCCCGAGATGCCCCGGCAGAACTCGGACCCCACCTCCGACACCCCGGGACCACAGCTGCGCATCGCCGGCAGGGACGAACGCGATCGGGAACGAGACAGAGACCGGGATCGAGAGCGGGACAGGACTGCGTggctgagagaggaggacatgCCGCCAAAG gtccCCCAGAGAACCACTTCCATCTCCCCAGCCCTGGTCAGGAAGAACTCCCCGAACGGAGGAGTGGGTCTGGGCCCTCGCACAGGTTCTCAGCTCATACGGGCCAG TAACCCAGACCTGCGGCGCTCTGAGCTCTCTCTGGACGCCATGCTGCAAAGAACCTCCTCCAACtcgtcgtcttcctcctccccttcatcTCAGGGAGGCTCAGCCGAGAGGAGAG GTCAAACCAAGCAGGAAGGATCCCCTCCAGGAGCCAATCAGGAGGCGAAGTCCAAACAGGAGGAGGGCCGCGAATCAGCCAGACCCAGCAGACCTGCA AGCTATAAGAAAGCCATAGATGAG GACCTGAGTGCATTGGCAAAGGAGCTCAGAGAGCTGAGGGTGGAGGAGGGCAGCAGACCTCCAGTCAAG GTGACGGACTACTCGTCTTCGAGTGATGATTCAGACAGCAGCGATGACGACGGGCAGACAGTGGGGCATGATGGGACAGTGGCTGTTAGCGACATCCCCCGCATCAT gcCACCGGTGCAGAGTAGTGGTGAGTCGTATGGAGGGCTGACAGAGGACTCTCTGGGAGATGCCTATAATAGCTCCAAGGACGGCACTCTAGTGATGAGAGAG gccgaggagaggagacgaggcgGCCACACTGAGAGCAACGGGTTTGGGAATCACAGTAACCATGGTAACCTGCCTGACCTTGTCCAGCAGAGCAACTCTCCGTCAGCCACGCCCACCTCCGCCCTGCAGGAGCTGAGCGACATGGCCGAG tttggtGTGGGCGGGTCCAAAGCCTCTTTTACCCCATTCGTCGATCCTCGTGTCTATCAAACATCCCCAAGCGACAATGACGATGAGAACTCAGCGACAG CCATGTTTGAAAACGAGCTGATGAGGCAGGAGCAGGCTCGACTAAACGAAGCCAGAAAGATCTCCGTGGTCAACGTCAACCCCACAAATATCAGGCCGCACAGCGACACGCCTGAGATCCGCAAATACAAGAAGCGCTTCAACTCTGAGATCCTGTGTGCTGCGCTCTGGG gtgtgaacCTGCTGGTGGGGACAGAGAATGGTCTGATGCTGCTTGACCGCAGCGGGCAGGGCAAAGTCTATAACCTCATCACCAGACGGCGCTTCCTGCAGATGGATGTGTTGGAAGGGCTCAACGTGCTGGTCACCATATCTG GGAAAAAGAATAAGTTGCGTGTCTACTACTTGTCCTGGCTGAGGAACCGAATATTACACAACGACCCTGAGGTAGAAAAGAAGCAGGGTTGGATTACAGTCGGCGAGCTGGAGGGCTGTGTGCATTATAAAGTTG TAAAATATGAGAGGATAAAGTTCCTGGTGATCGCTCTGAAGAACTCAGTGGAAATCTACGCCTGGGCTCCCAAACCCTACCACAAGTTCATGGCCTTCAAG TCATTCACCGAGCTGCAGCACCGTCCCCAGCTTGTTGACCTGACGGTGGAGGAAGGCcagaggttaaaggtcatcTATGGCTCCAGCGTGGGCTTCCATGTCATCGACGTGGACTCGGGCAACCCGTACGACATCTACATCCCCTCACAT ATCCAGAGCCAGGTGACGCCCCACGCCATCGTGGTGCTGCCCAAAACGGATGGAATGGAGATGCTGCTGTGTTACGAGGACGAGGGCGTGTACGTCAACACCTACGGTCGCATCACCAAGGACGTGGTGCTTCAGTGGGGAGAGATGCCTACCTCTGTTG cctaTATCCATTCTAATCAGATCATGGGCTGGGGGGAGAAAGCCATAGAGATCCGCTCCGTGGAGACGGGTCACCTGGATGGAGTCTTTATGCACAAGAGAGCCCAGAGACTCAAGTTCCTCTGTGAGCGGAATGACAAG GTGTTCTTTGCATCGGTGCGTTCGGGAGGCAGCAGCCAAGTCTTCTTCATGACCCTCAACAGAAGCTCCATGATGAACTGGTGA
- the tnika gene encoding TRAF2 and NCK interacting kinase a isoform X13: MASDSPARSLDEIDLSALRDPAGIFELVELVGNGTYGQVYKGRHVKTGQLAAIKVMDVTGDEEEEIKAEINMLKKYSHHRNIATYYGAFIKKNPPGVDDQLWLVMEFCGAGSVTDLIKNTKGNSLKEEWTAYICREILRGLTHLHQHKVIHRDIKGQNVLLTENAEVKLVDFGVSAQLDRTVGRRNTFIGTPYWMAPEVIACDENPEATYDFKSDLWSLGITAIEMAEGAPPLCDMHPMRALFLIPRNPAPRLKSKKWSKKFQSFIESCLVKSHGQRPSTEQLLKHPFIRDLPNERQVRIQLKDHIDRTKKKRGERDETEYEYSGSEEEDEERDMGEPSSIINGPGESTLRRDFLRLQLANKERSEAQRRQQMEQQQNEEHKRLLLVERQKRIEEQKEQRRRLEEQQQRERELRKQHEREQRRRYEEMEQLRREEERRHAEREQEYKRKQIEEQRQAERLQRQLHQERAYLVSLQQQQQQQQQEGRQAEKKPLYHYKDVINPADKPAWAKEMAHLVPVKTHSSSMSGSQSLQEQTGSVLSEGVSVGSPRPEMPRQNSDPTSDTPGPQLRIAGRDERDRERDRDRDRERDRTAWLREEDMPPKVPQRTTSISPALVRKNSPNGGVGLGPRTGSQLIRASNPDLRRSELSLDAMLQRTSSNSSSSSSPSSQGGSAERRGQTKQEGSPPGANQEAKSKQEEGRESARPSRPASYKKAIDEEELDLSALAKELRELRVEEGSRPPVKVTDYSSSSDDSDSSDDDGQTVGHDGTVAVSDIPRIMPPVQSSGESYGGLTEDSLGDAYNSSKDGTLVMREAEERRRGGHTESNGFGNHSNHGNLPDLVQQSNSPSATPTSALQELSDMAEFGVGGSKASFTPFVDPRVYQTSPSDNDDENSATAMFENELMRQEQARLNEARKISVVNVNPTNIRPHSDTPEIRKYKKRFNSEILCAALWGVNLLVGTENGLMLLDRSGQGKVYNLITRRRFLQMDVLEGLNVLVTISGKKNKLRVYYLSWLRNRILHNDPEVEKKQGWITVGELEGCVHYKVVKYERIKFLVIALKNSVEIYAWAPKPYHKFMAFKSFTELQHRPQLVDLTVEEGQRLKVIYGSSVGFHVIDVDSGNPYDIYIPSHCAKRTKIQSQVTPHAIVVLPKTDGMEMLLCYEDEGVYVNTYGRITKDVVLQWGEMPTSVAYIHSNQIMGWGEKAIEIRSVETGHLDGVFMHKRAQRLKFLCERNDKVFFASVRSGGSSQVFFMTLNRSSMMNW, encoded by the exons gGTCGCCATGTTAAGACCGGGCAGCTGGCAGCCATCAAGGTCATGGATGTCACCGGG gatgaggaagaggagattaAAGCGGAAATCAACATGCTGAAGAAATACAGTCACCATCGGAACATTGCCACCTACTATGGAGCGTTCATCAAGAAGAACCCTCCCGGCGTCGATGACCAGCTTTGG CTGGTCATGGAGTTCTGTGGAGCCGGATCCGTGACGGACCTGATCAAGAACACCAAGGGGAATTCTCTGAAAGAGGAGTGGACCGCTTACATCTGCAGAGAGATTCTCAGG GGTCTGACTCATCTCCACCAGCACAAGGTCATCCACCGAGACATCAAGGGGCAGAACGTCCTGCTGACGGAGAACGCAGAGGTCAAACTGG TGGACTTTGGTGTTTCGGCCCAGCTGGACAGGACGGTAGGTCGGAGAAACACATTTATCGGGACCCCGTATTGGATGGCGCCGGAGGTCATCGCTTGCGACGAGAACCCTGAAGCCACGTACGACTTCAAG AGTGATTTATGGTCCCTGGGAATCACGGCAATCGAGATGGCTGAGGGAGCACCAC CGCTGTGCGACATGCACCCAATGAGAGCCCTCTTCCTCATCCCACGCAACCCTGCGCCCAGACTCAAGTCAAAGAAGTG GTCAAAGAAGTTCCAGTCGTTCATAGAGAGCTGTCTGGTGAAGAGCCACGGCCAGAGACCCAGCACGGAGCAGCTGCTCAAGCACCCGTTCATCAGGGACCTGCCCAACGAGCGGCAGGTCCGCATCCAGCTGAAGGACCACATCGACCGCACCAAGAAGAAGAGGGGCGAGAGGG ATGAGACAGAGTACGAGTACAGTGgcagtgaagaggaggacgaagaaAGAGACATGGGTGAACCCAG ctccatcaTCAACGGCCCCGGGGAGTCCACCCTGAGGCGGGACTTCCTGCGCCTCCAGCTGGCCAACAAGGAGCGCTCGGAGGcgcagcggcggcagcagatggagcagcagcagaacgaGGAGCACAAGCGCTTACTGTTGGTCGAGAGACAGAAACGCATcgaggagcagaaggagcagcggcggcggctggAGGAG cagcagcagcgagaaCGCGAGCTGAGGAAACAGCACGAGCGGGAACAGAGGAGGCGCTACGAGGAAATGGAGCAGCTccgcagagaggaggagaggaggcacgCGGAGAGAGAACAG GAGTACAAGCGTAAGCAGATAGAGGAGCAGCGGCAGGCGGAGCGGCTCCAGAGGCAGCTCCATCAGGAGCGAGCCTACTtggtgtctctgcagcagcagcagcagcagcagcagcaggagggaagGCAAGCAGAGAAGAAACCGCTCTACCACTACAAAGATGTCATCAATCCTGCAGACAAGCCTGCCTGGGCTAAAGAG ATGGCTCACCTGGTTCCAGTGAAGACCCACTCCAGCTCCATGTCCGGCTCTCAGTCTCTGCAGGAACAGACGGGTTCGGTTCTGAGCGAGGGCGTCAGCGTGGGGTCCCCCAGGCCCGAGATGCCCCGGCAGAACTCGGACCCCACCTCCGACACCCCGGGACCACAGCTGCGCATCGCCGGCAGGGACGAACGCGATCGGGAACGAGACAGAGACCGGGATCGAGAGCGGGACAGGACTGCGTggctgagagaggaggacatgCCGCCAAAG gtccCCCAGAGAACCACTTCCATCTCCCCAGCCCTGGTCAGGAAGAACTCCCCGAACGGAGGAGTGGGTCTGGGCCCTCGCACAGGTTCTCAGCTCATACGGGCCAG TAACCCAGACCTGCGGCGCTCTGAGCTCTCTCTGGACGCCATGCTGCAAAGAACCTCCTCCAACtcgtcgtcttcctcctccccttcatcTCAGGGAGGCTCAGCCGAGAGGAGAG GTCAAACCAAGCAGGAAGGATCCCCTCCAGGAGCCAATCAGGAGGCGAAGTCCAAACAGGAGGAGGGCCGCGAATCAGCCAGACCCAGCAGACCTGCA AGCTATAAGAAAGCCATAGATGAG GAGGAGCTG GACCTGAGTGCATTGGCAAAGGAGCTCAGAGAGCTGAGGGTGGAGGAGGGCAGCAGACCTCCAGTCAAG GTGACGGACTACTCGTCTTCGAGTGATGATTCAGACAGCAGCGATGACGACGGGCAGACAGTGGGGCATGATGGGACAGTGGCTGTTAGCGACATCCCCCGCATCAT gcCACCGGTGCAGAGTAGTGGTGAGTCGTATGGAGGGCTGACAGAGGACTCTCTGGGAGATGCCTATAATAGCTCCAAGGACGGCACTCTAGTGATGAGAGAG gccgaggagaggagacgaggcgGCCACACTGAGAGCAACGGGTTTGGGAATCACAGTAACCATGGTAACCTGCCTGACCTTGTCCAGCAGAGCAACTCTCCGTCAGCCACGCCCACCTCCGCCCTGCAGGAGCTGAGCGACATGGCCGAG tttggtGTGGGCGGGTCCAAAGCCTCTTTTACCCCATTCGTCGATCCTCGTGTCTATCAAACATCCCCAAGCGACAATGACGATGAGAACTCAGCGACAG CCATGTTTGAAAACGAGCTGATGAGGCAGGAGCAGGCTCGACTAAACGAAGCCAGAAAGATCTCCGTGGTCAACGTCAACCCCACAAATATCAGGCCGCACAGCGACACGCCTGAGATCCGCAAATACAAGAAGCGCTTCAACTCTGAGATCCTGTGTGCTGCGCTCTGGG gtgtgaacCTGCTGGTGGGGACAGAGAATGGTCTGATGCTGCTTGACCGCAGCGGGCAGGGCAAAGTCTATAACCTCATCACCAGACGGCGCTTCCTGCAGATGGATGTGTTGGAAGGGCTCAACGTGCTGGTCACCATATCTG GGAAAAAGAATAAGTTGCGTGTCTACTACTTGTCCTGGCTGAGGAACCGAATATTACACAACGACCCTGAGGTAGAAAAGAAGCAGGGTTGGATTACAGTCGGCGAGCTGGAGGGCTGTGTGCATTATAAAGTTG TAAAATATGAGAGGATAAAGTTCCTGGTGATCGCTCTGAAGAACTCAGTGGAAATCTACGCCTGGGCTCCCAAACCCTACCACAAGTTCATGGCCTTCAAG TCATTCACCGAGCTGCAGCACCGTCCCCAGCTTGTTGACCTGACGGTGGAGGAAGGCcagaggttaaaggtcatcTATGGCTCCAGCGTGGGCTTCCATGTCATCGACGTGGACTCGGGCAACCCGTACGACATCTACATCCCCTCACAT tgtgcCAAACGAACGAAG ATCCAGAGCCAGGTGACGCCCCACGCCATCGTGGTGCTGCCCAAAACGGATGGAATGGAGATGCTGCTGTGTTACGAGGACGAGGGCGTGTACGTCAACACCTACGGTCGCATCACCAAGGACGTGGTGCTTCAGTGGGGAGAGATGCCTACCTCTGTTG cctaTATCCATTCTAATCAGATCATGGGCTGGGGGGAGAAAGCCATAGAGATCCGCTCCGTGGAGACGGGTCACCTGGATGGAGTCTTTATGCACAAGAGAGCCCAGAGACTCAAGTTCCTCTGTGAGCGGAATGACAAG GTGTTCTTTGCATCGGTGCGTTCGGGAGGCAGCAGCCAAGTCTTCTTCATGACCCTCAACAGAAGCTCCATGATGAACTGGTGA